Below is a window of 'Nostoc azollae' 0708 DNA.
TTGTTAGTATCTAACCATTCTCCACGTAAAAAGGGAGCCATAGTATCTGGGATGTTATTTGGCGGCATCAAAGATTGTGCATCTAGCCAGCCCATACCACAGATTTGCTCGACCCCTAAGCCTACTATTATGTCTTGATCTTCAATAGCAATTACTGGTATCTCAGATTTATCTGTGTTTAAGGGAGTTGCATCCCCTAGAAATTGACCCAAATCTGCCACCCAAATTAATCGCCCTCGCAAATTAAGAGTGCCTAAAAGCAGTGGAGAAGCGTTAGGAATTGGGGTGATGCGATCAGGACTAAGTTCTATTACTTCCCGGATGCCAGTTGCTTGCAATGCAAATTCCTGATGCGAGGGAATGTAAAATCTTAAATGTAACTCCCCTTCAGGACTTTCTAGTTGTAATTCCGGGCGAAATTGGTCTTGACCACTACCACTTAAAAAGTCGGGTTTGCTAACCATGTTCTTTTCATCCTTATCCTCGCAGCAGTTGTTTGACTGTTCCTACCAATTCAGTTGGTTGAAACGGTTTGGCTATGTAAGCGTCGGCTCCCTGTTTCATACCCCAATAGCGATCAAATTCTTCACCTTTGGATGAACACATGACGACAGGGACATTTTGGGTCTTGGGATCGGACTTTAAACGCCGACAAAGTTCGTAGCCGTTCATCCGGGGCATGACAATATCTAAAACTACTAAATCGGGAGGTGTGCTTTGAATTGCTTCTAAAGCTTCTACTCCATCCCCAGCATGGGTAACAGTTAGACCACTAGCTTTAAGGAGGTCTGTAATCATCTCCCTTTGGGCGATACTGTCTTCAACAATCAGAACTGTACTCATAAATCCCTATCTACCTCCTGCTTTATACTTTCTTTCTCTGGAATTTTCCCCAATTGTCTATACAAGCGATTTATTGTATAAATTATTTATACTGCTTCACTAGTTTACTGAGTATGGCAGTTTTGCTAGTGTTGGCTGATTCTGTGATAACATTTTTTACCCTATCTTTGAGCAAATCCACAAGTCTTGTATTCTGTTTATTTTCCCACAGCCGAATCTATGTTGATATATTTTTCCACAAGCATCAGTAATTCAGTGTCTGCAAATGGCTTGGTTAAATAATCTGTAGCCCCAACCATCCTGGCTCTGACGCAATCGATAAATCCTTCTTTCCCTGTCAGCATGATAATTGGTAAAAGACGAAATGCTGTAGAATGTCACAGTATGGAACATATTTCATATCCATCTAATTCTGGCATGGCAATGTCGCATAAAATTAAA
It encodes the following:
- a CDS encoding response regulator transcription factor, giving the protein MSTVLIVEDSIAQREMITDLLKASGLTVTHAGDGVEALEAIQSTPPDLVVLDIVMPRMNGYELCRRLKSDPKTQNVPVVMCSSKGEEFDRYWGMKQGADAYIAKPFQPTELVGTVKQLLRG
- a CDS encoding chemotaxis protein CheW, translated to MVSKPDFLSGSGQDQFRPELQLESPEGELHLRFYIPSHQEFALQATGIREVIELSPDRITPIPNASPLLLGTLNLRGRLIWVADLGQFLGDATPLNTDKSEIPVIAIEDQDIIVGLGVEQICGMGWLDAQSLMPPNNIPDTMAPFLRGEWLDTNNNKYLRLIDQTAILRSARWAG